The Spirosoma foliorum genome has a window encoding:
- a CDS encoding ABC-F family ATP-binding cassette domain-containing protein has product MNYLSAENLTKSYGDRTLFKNLTFGVNRGDKVAIVGANGSGKTTLLSILAGAMPPDAGIVSHRKDITIGYLDQQPDLNDSLSVMDVVLAGESAQLEAVRAYEHALAIDDHAALEKAMIDMEKLEAWDYESQIRQILGELGIQNVDQLAGSLSGGQRKRVALARVLIQNPDLLILDEPTNHLDLEAIEYLENFLNTNNGTLLMVSHDRYFLDRVCNQIAELDNGQIYSYKGNYAYFLEKKEERELAAASELAKDRNTFRRELEWMRRQPKARGTKAQYRIDAFEDLKDKTSGKRNDGELDLNLRMTRLGSKILEVENLSKRFGDKVLLDHFNYTFKRPDRVGLIGKNGMGKTTLMNMLTGQLRPDSGKITTGGTVKFGYYTQTELDLPENQRVIDVVQDVAEVMKLANGDTVTATQLLSRFLFDRSKQYDYVAKLSGGEKRRLQLLLVLVQNPNFLILDEPTNDLDIMTLNVLEDFLLNFSGCVLIVTHDRYFMDRLVEHVFVLEGEGKVRDFPGNYTDYRDWRDSGPRSAQPKKSTSQIDKPATPAPKNQTPEPIVSSAASTVNGAKKKLSFKEIREYETLEKEIESLEQRKIEVVDLLNSGGPHEQLIAWSREIEQIEHSIAEKSDRWLELAEHI; this is encoded by the coding sequence ATGAACTATCTCTCAGCCGAAAATTTAACGAAGTCCTACGGCGACCGTACATTATTCAAAAACCTCACATTTGGTGTCAATCGGGGCGATAAAGTCGCGATTGTTGGAGCCAATGGCTCAGGTAAAACCACCTTACTGTCTATTCTGGCCGGGGCCATGCCACCCGATGCAGGCATTGTCAGCCATCGGAAAGACATTACGATTGGCTACCTCGACCAGCAGCCTGATTTGAACGATTCCTTAAGTGTGATGGATGTTGTTCTGGCGGGCGAAAGTGCGCAGCTCGAAGCGGTTCGGGCTTATGAACACGCCCTGGCCATTGACGACCATGCTGCTCTCGAAAAGGCTATGATCGACATGGAAAAACTAGAAGCCTGGGATTACGAATCCCAAATTCGGCAGATTCTGGGTGAGCTGGGTATCCAGAATGTAGATCAACTGGCGGGTTCGTTGTCGGGTGGTCAGCGGAAACGGGTTGCTCTGGCGCGGGTGCTTATCCAAAATCCTGATTTGCTGATTCTTGACGAGCCGACCAACCACCTCGATCTTGAAGCGATTGAATACCTCGAAAACTTCCTGAATACCAATAATGGTACGTTGCTGATGGTCTCCCACGATCGGTATTTTCTGGATCGGGTCTGTAATCAGATTGCCGAATTGGACAATGGACAGATATATTCTTACAAGGGGAATTACGCTTATTTCCTCGAGAAAAAAGAAGAACGTGAACTGGCGGCAGCGTCTGAGTTAGCTAAAGATCGCAACACGTTTCGGCGAGAGTTGGAATGGATGCGTCGCCAACCCAAAGCGCGGGGAACAAAAGCGCAATACCGGATTGATGCCTTTGAAGATTTGAAAGACAAAACAAGTGGCAAACGTAACGACGGCGAACTGGACCTGAACTTGCGAATGACCCGGCTAGGCAGCAAAATTCTGGAAGTTGAAAACCTGAGCAAACGATTTGGCGATAAAGTCCTGCTCGATCATTTCAACTACACCTTTAAACGGCCCGACCGAGTGGGATTGATTGGCAAAAACGGCATGGGTAAAACCACGCTGATGAATATGCTAACCGGTCAGCTTCGCCCCGATTCGGGTAAGATTACGACGGGCGGCACCGTAAAGTTTGGTTATTACACGCAAACAGAGCTTGATTTACCCGAAAACCAACGCGTAATTGATGTGGTGCAGGACGTGGCCGAAGTTATGAAATTGGCTAACGGCGACACTGTTACAGCAACGCAACTACTCAGCCGGTTTCTGTTTGATCGTTCCAAACAGTATGATTATGTAGCGAAACTGAGCGGGGGCGAAAAACGACGATTACAGTTGCTGCTGGTGCTGGTTCAAAACCCAAACTTCCTGATTCTGGATGAGCCAACCAACGACCTCGACATCATGACGCTGAATGTACTCGAGGACTTTCTGCTTAATTTTTCGGGTTGTGTACTCATTGTAACCCACGATCGGTACTTCATGGATCGGCTGGTAGAGCACGTTTTTGTGCTGGAAGGCGAAGGGAAAGTCCGCGATTTTCCGGGCAACTACACCGACTACCGCGACTGGCGAGATTCCGGGCCGCGTTCGGCGCAGCCCAAAAAATCGACTTCACAAATTGATAAACCAGCAACCCCGGCTCCCAAGAACCAAACGCCTGAACCTATAGTTTCATCGGCAGCGAGTACGGTAAATGGTGCGAAGAAAAAGCTTTCATTCAAAGAAATCCGCGAATACGAAACGCTCGAAAAAGAAATTGAATCGTTGGAGCAACGCAAAATCGAAGTTGTGGATCTGCTTAATTCAGGTGGACCGCATGAGCAATTAATCGCCTGGTCGCGTGAAATTGAGCAAATCGAGCACAGTATCGCTGAAAAATCGGACCGTTGGCTTGAGCTGGCGGAGCATATTTAA
- a CDS encoding formylglycine-generating enzyme family protein: MRLKYLLITTLLTTGAIVSAIAQTSTPIKSYTQTIPGTNQTYAMVAIPGGKFLMGSAPSEKGHKPDEEPIHSVTIEPFYMGKYEITWDFYDLFAFTNMEKEMAAKYTATDANLAKTDATTRPSPPYVDMSFGMGRAGYPAINMTQYAAIKFCAWLYAKTGVFYRLPTEAEWEYACRGNDKNATLAYSFGNDVKQLGDYAVFAGNSGGGYKKVGTKKPNSFGLYDMHGNVMEWTKDQYIEDYYKQVASGKVKEPFAPTTTLYPNSVRGGSWDDEPEVLRSAARTPSAPAWKVLDPQSPKSDWWLTSASFVGFRIVRPAKAPSEEEIKTYYGIKPIKDY; encoded by the coding sequence ATGCGCCTGAAATATCTCCTGATAACAACCTTACTAACGACTGGAGCCATCGTTAGTGCTATCGCCCAGACCTCAACGCCTATTAAATCGTACACCCAAACCATTCCGGGCACAAACCAGACCTACGCGATGGTGGCTATTCCCGGAGGTAAATTTCTGATGGGTAGTGCCCCCAGTGAAAAAGGGCATAAGCCTGATGAGGAGCCTATACATAGTGTAACGATCGAGCCCTTTTATATGGGTAAATACGAAATCACCTGGGATTTTTACGACCTGTTTGCCTTCACGAACATGGAGAAAGAGATGGCCGCAAAATATACCGCAACAGATGCGAACCTTGCCAAAACCGATGCTACTACCCGGCCTAGTCCACCTTATGTAGACATGTCATTTGGTATGGGCCGGGCGGGTTACCCAGCCATCAACATGACCCAGTATGCTGCCATTAAATTCTGCGCCTGGCTTTATGCCAAAACAGGCGTTTTCTATCGGTTACCTACCGAAGCCGAGTGGGAATACGCTTGCCGGGGAAATGATAAGAACGCGACGCTGGCCTATTCGTTCGGAAATGATGTGAAGCAATTAGGCGACTATGCTGTATTTGCAGGCAATAGTGGTGGCGGATACAAGAAAGTTGGTACAAAAAAGCCGAACTCGTTTGGGCTGTACGACATGCATGGCAACGTAATGGAATGGACGAAGGATCAGTACATTGAGGATTATTACAAGCAAGTGGCTAGCGGCAAAGTGAAAGAACCATTTGCTCCCACAACAACACTCTACCCGAATTCTGTACGAGGTGGTTCCTGGGATGATGAACCCGAAGTATTACGTTCGGCGGCTCGTACGCCTTCGGCTCCTGCCTGGAAAGTACTTGATCCACAAAGCCCAAAATCGGACTGGTGGTTAACCTCGGCTTCGTTTGTTGGTTTCCGGATTGTTCGGCCAGCCAAAGCACCCAGCGAGGAGGAAATTAAAACGTACTACGGAATCAAGCCAATTAAAGATTATTAA